The following coding sequences are from one Musa acuminata AAA Group cultivar baxijiao chromosome BXJ1-6, Cavendish_Baxijiao_AAA, whole genome shotgun sequence window:
- the LOC135587034 gene encoding protein FAR1-RELATED SEQUENCE 9-like — MESIGTLNPSMEFDNSQEGELEPLIQIQPRECDLDQPIAVDPLHHDSIAVLLANQPEDCPVSGEGRELVAATAVEMEAVAEVACGDLHEPAMGMEFDSPDAARAFYSAYAERVGFRIRNSKSFTSRVDDTVIMRRFVCSKQGRPTKKDPFDLTKKRRNRTSSREGCNAMLQVNRRENGRWAISRCVLDHCHPLGVIPKQSPAVQKKLAKKPWELLVSPATEPQQSGLGPGGGVAQSLLEYFKRMQAENPAFFYAIQVDRNNCVSNVFWADARARMAYSYFGDAVVFDMTCKKNKRMVPFATFTGFNHHRQLIVFGCAFMTDESEASFTWLFETWLGLMSGRRPVSFITAYNESMAVAASKVFLNVRHRFCKRDIFGKCKDKLSGVYLIHPSFKAEFKKCVNECESVEEFDSCWRSLIDRYNLEDNMWMQALYAIRQKWIPLFFRGTFFGEFFGTPKLETMHKFFQRHSITTTTLRDLVSQFDKAMAGQYEKELQSDFDANHTRPVLRTPSPMEKQASEVYTKSIFDLFQEEFAGSSGFLKEKVADGVEYMYRVTKIEDASKAYMVTYNASNKHITCSCFMFEFSGILCRHVLGVLIVVSVLTLPDDYILRRWTKNAKSNGLSCEDRGLCQRNSRKALAWRCNDLCRDAIKFAEEGATSAVIYKVAKGALQKAFAEVLATKKGSFFNRPGR; from the exons ATGGAGAGCATCGGAACTCTCAACCCTTCCATGGAGTTCGATAACTCTCAAGAAGGTGAGCTCGAACCCCTGATCCAAATCCAACCCCGAGAATGTGATCTCGACCAGCCCATCGCCGTCGACCCCCTGCACCACGATTCCATCGCCGTTCTCCTCGCTAACCAGCCGGAAGACTGTCCGGTCTCCGGAGAAGGGCGGGAGCTGGTGGCCGCCACCGCGGTGGAAATGGAGGCCGTGGCCGAGGTGGCCTGTGGCGATCTCCATGAGCCAGCCATGGGAATGGAGTTCGACTCCCCGGACGCTGCCAGGGCCTTCTACTCCGCTTACGCCGAGCGCGTCGGCTTTCGGATTCGCAACAGCAAATCCTTCACCTCCCGGGTCGACGACACCGTGATCATGAGGCGCTTCGTCTGCTCAAAGCAGGGCCGGCCAACGAAGAAGGACCCCTTCGACCTCACCAAGAAGCGGCGCAACCGCACCTCCTCCCGCGAGGGCTGCAACGCCATGCTCCAGGTCAACCGTCGTGAGAACGGCCGGTGGGCCATCTCAAGGTGTGTGCTTGACCATTGCCATCCCCTCGGCGTCATCCCTAAGCAATCGCCTGCTGTTCAGAAGAAGCTAGCCAAGAAGCCTTGGGAGCTTCTTGTCTCCCCCGCCACAGAGCCACAGCAGAGTGGGCTAGGTCCTGGTGGTGGCGTGGCACAGAGTCTCCTGGAGTACTTCAAACGGATGCAGGCAGAGAATCCTGCATTCTTTTATGCAATACAAGTTGACCGGAATAATTGTGTCTCGAATGTGTTCTGGGCTGACGCCCGAGCAAGGATGGCATATAGCTATTTTGGTGATGCAGTTGTTTTTGACATGACCTGTAAGAAGAACAAGCGCATGGTGCCTTTTGCAACTTTTACTGGATTTAACCACCATAGGCAGCTTATTGTGTTCGGTTGTGCATTTATGACGGATGAGAGTGAGGCTTCTTTCACTTGGCTATTTGAGACATGGCTTGGATTGATGAGCGGACGTCGGCCGGTGTCTTTCATCACTGCCTATAATGAGTCCATGGCGGTGGCTGCAAGCAAAGTGTTCCTGAATGTTCGGCATAGGTTCTGCAAGAGGGACATTTTTGGCAAGTGCAAGGATAAGCTTTCAGGTGTCTATTTGATACATCCTTCATTTAAGGCTGAGTTTAAGAAATGTGTGAATGAATGTGAAAGTGTCGAAGAATTTGATTCCTGTTGGAGGTCACTAATCGATAGATATAATTTGGAGGACAACATGTGGATGCAAGCCCTTTATGCAATTCGGCAGAAATGGATTCCTTTGTTCTTTAGAGGAACATTCTTTGGGGAATTTTTTGGGACTCCAAAATTGGAGACCATGCACAAATTTTTCCAGAGACACTCCATCACAACGACCACTCTGCGTGATCTAGTTTCTCAGTTTGATAAAGCTATGGCTGGGCAATATGAGAAGGAACTACAATCAGACTTTGATGCAAATCATACAAGGCCTGTTTTAAGGACTCCATCACCGATGGAAAAACAAGCATCAGAAGTTTACACAAAATCCATATTCGACTTATTTCAGGAGGAATTTGCAGGGTCGTCAGGATTTTTAAAGGAGAAAGTTGCAGATGGTGTTGAATATATGTATCGGGTGACTAAAATTGAGGATGCCAGTAAAGCATACATGGTCACATATAATGCTTCCAACAAGCACATAACCTGTAGCTGTTTCATGTTTGAGTTCTCAGGCATCCTCTGTAGGCATGTGTTAGGAGTGCTGATAGTAGTTAGTGTTCTTACACTTCCAGATGATTATATCTTGAGAAGATGGACGAAGAATGCCAAGAGTAATGGTTTATCTTGTGAAGATCGTGGTTTATGTCAACGTAATTCTCGAAAAGCTTTGGCTTGGAGGTGCAATGATCTCTGTCGTGATGCCATTAAGTTTGCAGAGGAAGGGGCTACCTCAGCAGTAATATATAAAGTTGCAAAGGGCGCTTTGCAGAAGGCTTTTGCTGAAGTCTTAGCTACTAAGAAAGGTTCCTTCTTCAACAGACCAG GAAGGTGA